From the genome of Jeotgalibacillus haloalkalitolerans, one region includes:
- a CDS encoding protein kinase family protein translates to MEDYSSLAESVRFNDDDSVLKAASECLLIGVGRSAAVFKIKDQDKVMKVFFPDHEKTAEEEAEIYHLLAGSEFYPSVYDSGENYLVIDYVEGKTFFQCLSEGIVIEKKHIDEVDEALGVARNRGLKPSDVHLRNIMLKPDGHIMMIDLARFRQEKVYERQWEDLKRVWKYYHKSYFPKKMPAAVLNGAAFLYKKGWERVIAKMQT, encoded by the coding sequence GTGGAAGACTACAGCAGCTTGGCTGAAAGCGTCAGATTCAATGATGATGACTCAGTATTAAAGGCTGCGTCTGAGTGTTTACTGATTGGCGTTGGCAGAAGTGCAGCAGTATTTAAAATAAAGGATCAGGATAAAGTTATGAAGGTATTCTTTCCAGATCACGAGAAAACAGCTGAAGAGGAGGCAGAGATTTATCACCTGCTTGCTGGAAGTGAATTTTACCCTTCTGTATATGATTCGGGTGAAAACTATCTGGTGATCGATTATGTGGAAGGTAAAACCTTTTTTCAATGCCTTTCAGAAGGAATCGTCATTGAGAAAAAGCATATAGATGAAGTGGATGAAGCGCTTGGTGTTGCAAGAAACAGAGGGTTAAAACCGTCTGATGTGCACCTGCGTAATATTATGTTGAAGCCTGATGGGCATATTATGATGATTGACCTTGCCCGCTTCAGGCAGGAGAAGGTATATGAAAGGCAGTGGGAGGATTTGAAACGGGTCTGGAAGTATTATCACAAATCATATTTCCCGAAAAAAATGCCTGCTGCTGTACTGAATGGTGCAGCATTTTTATATAAAAAAGGCTGGGAGAGAGTAATCGCCAAAATGCAGACCTGA
- a CDS encoding STAS domain-containing protein, giving the protein MKNNPSITIDGLQFDWNLSKGEFLFEQEDAVLFWITSAMKEFFDTIEEISGEEASTLVFETAGFRQGTVVGKYFEDLKHLKVEEAAEMITATYASAGWGYAHIEDLDTASKTVRVRLKGSWEYKINKAQGKKRRGNFLPAHYAGIFSVFFGQNVWFEIKEDQIAGAETTVIDYFPSTITITENIHALLRKKESQQIMQLEAMVEDKTRDLKELIKQISSPVIPVLDGVVVVPLLGKYDQERAEELVYNTLNKLPSYKANYLVLDLTALDDEVDQLTISLLEKISGAAALIGTETVLVGLSAKLSITIAESGIDISRFHCFQTLQHGIYYALSQQGKQII; this is encoded by the coding sequence ATGAAAAACAATCCCAGTATTACGATAGACGGACTGCAGTTTGACTGGAACTTATCCAAAGGGGAATTTCTTTTCGAACAGGAAGATGCTGTTTTATTCTGGATTACCAGCGCAATGAAAGAGTTCTTCGATACGATTGAAGAAATATCAGGTGAAGAGGCTTCAACGCTTGTTTTTGAAACGGCCGGCTTCAGACAGGGAACTGTTGTTGGAAAATACTTCGAGGACTTGAAACATCTAAAGGTTGAAGAAGCTGCTGAAATGATTACGGCTACATATGCTTCAGCCGGTTGGGGTTATGCACATATTGAAGACCTTGATACAGCATCTAAAACTGTACGGGTCAGGTTAAAAGGCAGCTGGGAATATAAGATTAATAAAGCGCAGGGCAAGAAACGGAGAGGCAATTTCCTTCCGGCTCATTACGCAGGTATCTTCAGCGTGTTTTTCGGACAGAATGTATGGTTTGAGATTAAAGAAGATCAGATTGCCGGTGCTGAAACCACTGTGATTGATTATTTCCCTTCAACGATTACGATCACTGAAAATATTCATGCACTTTTAAGGAAAAAAGAGTCACAGCAGATCATGCAGCTGGAAGCGATGGTAGAGGATAAAACGAGAGATCTGAAAGAATTAATCAAGCAGATTTCATCTCCGGTTATTCCGGTTCTTGATGGGGTGGTTGTGGTACCGCTGCTTGGGAAGTATGACCAGGAGCGGGCGGAAGAACTAGTCTATAATACGCTGAATAAGCTGCCTTCTTACAAAGCGAACTACCTTGTGCTTGATCTGACAGCACTTGATGATGAGGTTGATCAGCTGACAATCAGTCTGCTTGAAAAAATCAGCGGTGCGGCAGCGCTGATTGGAACGGAGACCGTACTTGTCGGATTGTCAGCGAAATTAAGCATCACAATTGCAGAATCAGGTATAGATATCTCACGCTTCCACTGCTTCCAGACGCTGCAGCATGGAATTTATTATGCACTCAGTCAGCAGGGGAAACAGATTATCTGA
- a CDS encoding cysteine hydrolase family protein, with product MTTRALINIDYTNDFVATDGALTCGEPGQVIEKEVVRLTSEFHKNGELVVFAIDLHEEGDPYHPETKLFPPHNIRGTEGRDLYGSLQKLYDMIQDDENVIYIDKTRYSAFAGTNLEQLLRERGITEVHLVGVCTDICVLHTAVDAYNKGFNIVVHKEAAASFNQAGHEWSLDHFASSLGAEVR from the coding sequence ATGACTACACGTGCTTTGATTAATATTGATTATACAAATGACTTTGTTGCAACGGATGGCGCTTTGACCTGTGGTGAACCCGGACAGGTGATTGAAAAGGAAGTGGTGCGCCTGACGAGTGAATTTCATAAGAATGGTGAACTGGTTGTGTTCGCCATTGACCTTCATGAAGAAGGTGATCCTTATCACCCGGAAACAAAGCTTTTTCCGCCGCATAATATCCGCGGAACAGAAGGAAGAGATCTGTATGGGTCGCTGCAGAAATTATATGATATGATTCAAGATGATGAAAATGTGATATATATAGATAAAACGCGTTACAGTGCTTTCGCCGGGACAAATCTTGAGCAGCTGCTGCGTGAACGGGGCATTACGGAAGTGCACCTCGTTGGTGTGTGTACAGATATCTGTGTATTGCATACAGCAGTAGATGCTTATAACAAAGGATTCAATATTGTTGTGCATAAGGAAGCGGCAGCAAGCTTTAATCAGGCCGGCCATGAGTGGTCGCTTGATCATTTTGCTTCGTCGCTGGGTGCGGAAGTAAGGTAG